A single window of Nocardioides kongjuensis DNA harbors:
- the glgX gene encoding glycogen debranching protein GlgX: protein MTPGLWRTLGEQAPVWPGRNWPLGATWSSESTNFAVHSPAASAVWLCLFDDEAGERRLPLTEQSLGIWHGAVPDVAPGTRYGFRVEGPWQPEEGLRFDPDTLLLDPYGLAVAGTEDDAHSVVVDPAFDWGDDVAMRRRWRDTVIYELHVKGFTKLHDRVPPELRGTYAGLGHPVVTQYLQDLGVTAVELLPVQQFFSEPALLERGSVNYWGYNPISYFAPDASYSSSGDRGGQVSEFKQMVRSLHAAGIEVILDVVYNHTAEAGAEGPTYSFRGLDDRGFYRRVPTSEGYDDTYWDVTGCGNTVNTEDPLALRLILDSLRYWVTEMHVDGFRFDLMSALTRTAGSDGIPVDMACKLLIAIGQDPVLRHVKLIAEPWDTSMDGYLVGGMPPPWVEWNDQYRDTIRDFWRGRSDGLHSVATRLAGSSDLYADDGRSAYNSVNFITAHDGFTVRDLVSYDAKHNEANGEDNRDGTDDNRSWNHGVEGETSDPEVVALRRRQAANLMATLCLSNGVPMLTAGDERGRTQRGNNNAYCQDNEISWVDWRAEDAWLDVYEVTRAALRLRREHHALRQRHWFEGRPAIVGGPKDLAWLHPSGREMTDEDWHDSSLRTIGMFVSGKPLREPGPRGEQQIDTSFLIWFHAGAEAVEVHLPDNDWVHAGSVVLSTDPGLPGGTEVAVGAVLSIGARSVVVMQETDT, encoded by the coding sequence GTGACCCCCGGCCTCTGGCGCACCCTCGGAGAACAGGCCCCGGTGTGGCCCGGACGCAACTGGCCGCTCGGCGCGACCTGGTCGTCCGAGTCCACCAACTTCGCCGTCCACTCCCCCGCCGCGAGCGCCGTGTGGCTGTGCCTGTTCGACGACGAGGCCGGCGAGCGGCGGCTCCCGCTGACCGAGCAGTCCCTCGGCATCTGGCACGGTGCCGTACCCGACGTCGCGCCCGGCACCCGGTACGGCTTCCGGGTGGAGGGACCGTGGCAGCCGGAGGAGGGCCTGCGCTTCGACCCCGACACGCTGCTGCTCGACCCCTACGGCCTCGCGGTCGCCGGCACCGAGGACGACGCGCACAGCGTGGTCGTGGACCCGGCCTTCGACTGGGGCGACGACGTCGCGATGCGGCGCCGCTGGCGCGACACGGTGATCTACGAGCTGCACGTCAAGGGGTTCACGAAGCTGCACGACCGGGTCCCTCCCGAGCTGAGGGGCACGTACGCCGGGCTGGGGCACCCGGTGGTGACCCAGTACCTCCAGGACCTCGGCGTAACCGCTGTCGAGCTGCTGCCGGTGCAGCAGTTCTTCTCCGAGCCGGCGCTCCTGGAGCGCGGGAGCGTGAACTACTGGGGCTACAACCCGATCAGCTACTTCGCGCCCGACGCGTCGTACTCCTCGTCGGGCGACCGCGGCGGCCAGGTCAGCGAGTTCAAGCAGATGGTGCGCTCGCTGCACGCCGCCGGCATCGAGGTGATCCTCGACGTCGTCTACAACCACACCGCCGAGGCGGGGGCCGAGGGACCGACGTACTCCTTCCGGGGACTGGACGACCGCGGCTTCTACCGGCGGGTGCCGACGAGCGAGGGCTACGACGACACGTACTGGGACGTGACGGGGTGCGGCAACACGGTCAACACCGAGGACCCGCTCGCGCTGCGGCTGATCCTCGACTCGCTGCGGTACTGGGTCACCGAGATGCACGTCGACGGCTTCCGGTTCGACCTGATGTCGGCCCTGACCCGCACCGCCGGCAGCGACGGCATCCCCGTCGACATGGCCTGCAAGCTGCTCATCGCGATCGGCCAGGACCCGGTGTTGCGGCACGTCAAGCTGATCGCCGAGCCGTGGGACACCTCGATGGACGGCTACCTCGTCGGCGGGATGCCGCCGCCGTGGGTCGAGTGGAACGACCAGTACCGCGACACGATCCGCGACTTCTGGCGCGGCCGGTCCGACGGGCTGCACTCCGTCGCGACCCGGCTGGCCGGCTCCTCGGACCTGTACGCCGACGACGGCCGGTCGGCGTACAACTCCGTCAACTTCATCACCGCGCACGACGGGTTCACGGTGCGCGACCTGGTGTCGTACGACGCGAAGCACAACGAGGCGAACGGCGAGGACAACCGCGACGGCACCGACGACAACCGGTCGTGGAACCACGGCGTCGAGGGCGAGACCTCCGATCCCGAGGTGGTGGCGCTGCGGCGGCGGCAGGCGGCGAACCTGATGGCCACGCTGTGCCTGTCGAACGGCGTACCGATGCTGACGGCCGGCGACGAGCGCGGGCGCACCCAGCGCGGCAACAACAACGCCTACTGCCAGGACAACGAGATCTCGTGGGTGGACTGGCGGGCCGAGGACGCGTGGCTGGACGTGTACGAGGTGACCCGGGCGGCGCTGAGGCTGCGGCGCGAGCACCACGCGCTGCGCCAGCGGCACTGGTTCGAGGGCCGGCCCGCGATCGTCGGCGGCCCCAAGGACCTGGCCTGGCTGCACCCGTCGGGCCGCGAGATGACCGACGAGGACTGGCACGACTCCTCGCTGCGCACCATCGGCATGTTCGTGTCCGGCAAGCCGCTGCGCGAGCCGGGCCCGCGCGGGGAGCAGCAGATCGACACGTCGTTCCTGATCTGGTTCCACGCCGGCGCCGAGGCCGTCGAGGTGCACCTGCCCGACAACGACTGGGTGCACGCCGGCTCGGTCGTGCTGTCCACCGACCCCGGGCTCCCGGGCGGCACCGAGGTCGCCGTCGGGGCGGTGCTGAGCATCGGGGCGCGCAGCGTGGTCGTCATGCAGGAGACCGACACCTGA
- a CDS encoding electron transfer flavoprotein subunit beta/FixA family protein yields the protein MKYVPDATGDRKFEADNTVDRVGVDGLLSELDEYAVEQALQIKEKRADEEITVTALTVGPAEAEAAVRKALQMGADKAVHVQDDAIAGSDAVATSLVLAKAIEKIGVPELVVGGLASTDGGLSVVPAMLAERLGLPQVTLAAVVETQGDQVRIKRDGDTATEVVGGTLPLVLSVTDQSGEARYPSFKGIMAAKKKPLESLTLADIGVDASEVGLDAAWTKVDNVTARPARTAGEIVKDEDGSGATALVEFLASKKFI from the coding sequence GTGAAGTACGTCCCCGACGCCACGGGTGACCGGAAGTTCGAGGCGGACAACACTGTCGACCGCGTCGGCGTCGACGGTCTCCTCTCCGAGCTCGACGAGTACGCCGTCGAGCAGGCTCTCCAGATCAAGGAGAAGCGCGCCGACGAGGAGATCACCGTCACCGCGCTGACCGTGGGTCCGGCCGAGGCCGAGGCCGCCGTCCGCAAGGCGCTGCAGATGGGTGCCGACAAGGCCGTCCACGTGCAGGACGACGCGATCGCCGGCTCGGATGCCGTCGCGACCTCGCTGGTGCTCGCCAAGGCGATCGAGAAGATCGGTGTCCCGGAGCTCGTCGTCGGTGGCCTCGCGTCCACCGACGGTGGCCTGAGCGTCGTCCCGGCGATGCTCGCCGAGCGCCTCGGCCTGCCGCAGGTCACCCTCGCGGCCGTCGTCGAGACCCAGGGCGACCAGGTCCGCATCAAGCGTGACGGCGACACCGCCACCGAGGTCGTCGGCGGCACCCTCCCGCTGGTCCTCTCGGTCACCGACCAGTCGGGCGAGGCGCGCTACCCGTCCTTCAAGGGCATCATGGCCGCGAAGAAGAAGCCGCTGGAGTCGCTCACCCTCGCCGACATCGGCGTGGACGCCTCCGAGGTCGGCCTCGACGCCGCGTGGACCAAGGTCGACAACGTGACCGCCCGTCCCGCGCGCACCGCCGGCGAGATCGTCAAGGACGAGGACGGCTCGGGCGCCACGGCGCTGGTCGAGTTCCTCGCGTCGAAGAAGTTCATCTGA
- a CDS encoding electron transfer flavoprotein subunit alpha/FixB family protein, protein MSEVLVLVDHVDGAVRKPTYELLAIAKRIGSPSAVFIGGADKAAAAADAVKAYGADKVYVVDDAEIKGYLVAPKAEVLQQLAEKTSPAAILIPASAEGKEIAGRLAIKLSSGLITDAVDVQVNGGEIVTTQSVFAGNFTVDAKVVKGTPIIAVKPNAAAPEEGAGAGAVEQFAATISDGAKTAQIVASQPRQATGRPELTEAAIVVSGGRGTGGDFTAVEGLADALGAAVGASRAAVDSGWKPHTFQVGQTGKVVSPQLYVANGISGAIQHRAGMQTSKTIVAVNKDEEAPIFELVDFGVVGDLHTVLPAVTAEIEKRKG, encoded by the coding sequence ATGTCTGAAGTTCTCGTTCTGGTCGACCACGTCGACGGCGCGGTCCGCAAGCCCACCTACGAGCTGCTGGCGATCGCCAAGCGCATCGGTTCCCCCTCGGCCGTCTTCATCGGCGGTGCCGACAAGGCCGCCGCCGCGGCCGACGCGGTCAAGGCGTACGGCGCCGACAAGGTCTACGTCGTCGACGACGCCGAGATCAAGGGCTACCTCGTGGCCCCCAAGGCCGAGGTGCTGCAGCAGCTCGCCGAGAAGACCTCGCCGGCCGCGATCCTGATCCCGGCCTCGGCCGAGGGCAAGGAGATCGCCGGCCGTCTCGCGATCAAGCTCTCCTCGGGCCTGATCACCGACGCCGTCGACGTCCAGGTGAACGGTGGCGAGATCGTCACCACCCAGTCGGTGTTCGCCGGCAACTTCACCGTCGACGCCAAGGTCGTCAAGGGCACGCCGATCATCGCGGTCAAGCCCAACGCCGCCGCCCCCGAGGAGGGCGCGGGCGCCGGTGCCGTCGAGCAGTTCGCCGCCACGATCTCCGACGGTGCCAAGACCGCGCAGATCGTCGCCTCGCAGCCGCGCCAGGCCACCGGTCGTCCCGAGCTCACCGAGGCCGCGATCGTGGTCTCCGGTGGTCGTGGCACCGGCGGTGACTTCACCGCGGTCGAGGGCCTCGCCGACGCGCTCGGTGCCGCCGTGGGTGCCTCGCGTGCCGCCGTCGACTCGGGCTGGAAGCCGCACACCTTCCAGGTCGGCCAGACCGGCAAGGTCGTCTCGCCGCAGCTGTACGTCGCCAACGGCATCTCCGGTGCGATCCAGCACCGCGCCGGCATGCAGACCTCGAAGACCATCGTGGCCGTCAACAAGGACGAGGAGGCGCCGATCTTCGAGCTCGTCGACTTCGGCGTCGTGGGTGACCTCCACACCGTCCTCCCGGCCGTGACCGCGGAGATCGAGAAGCGCAAGGGCTGA
- a CDS encoding alpha-1,4-glucan--maltose-1-phosphate maltosyltransferase — protein MVGRIPVIDVEPVLEAGTNNPTESRHLPVKAALGEPFPVSATVFREGHDRLGAEVVLVGPDGVRRPPVRMQALPARDRFTVDRYEAWVSADAEGPWAYEIHAWSSPLGTWFHDAGIKIRAGVDVELMFAEGRLLFERVLAGGGLTAAEQTTVEAAIAAAADDQRPVEARLAQLESPEVVSTLEAHPLRDLLTVEGPFPVYVDRPRALFGSWYEFFPRSEGATYDPATGEVTSGTFRTAAERLPAVAAMGFDVIYLPPIHPIGEVNRKGPNNTVLPDGEPTPPDWKGSPWAIGSKDGGHDAVHPDLGTIRDFDAFVAAAKALDLEVALDLALQCAPDHPWVATHPEWFTTRADGSIAYAENPPKKYQDIYPVNFDNDPAGISAEVLRVVRHWMAHGVRIFRVDNPHTKPVAFWQWLLAEVRRTDPDVLFLAEAFTKPPMLQTLGAIGFHQSYTYFTWRTEKVDVEDYLREVSQESAHRVRPNFFVNTPDILHEFLQYGGPAAFRIRAVLAAMSSPSWGMYAGYELGEHVAVKPGSEEYLDSEKYQIRVRDWTTATGATNGNGLTAYVTRLNAIRRAHPALQLLRNLHLHQAEDDHVVCWSKRAGRDTVIVVLSLDPHQVRESMVHLDLAALGLEPGTSFTVHDELTGGEWTWGEHDYVRLDPAQPAHILTVKEHL, from the coding sequence ATGGTCGGACGCATCCCCGTGATCGACGTCGAGCCGGTCCTCGAGGCCGGAACCAACAACCCCACCGAGAGCCGCCACCTGCCGGTCAAGGCCGCCCTGGGCGAGCCGTTCCCGGTGAGCGCGACCGTGTTCCGCGAGGGACACGACCGCCTCGGAGCCGAGGTGGTCCTGGTCGGCCCGGACGGCGTACGACGACCACCGGTGCGGATGCAGGCGCTGCCGGCCCGCGACCGGTTCACCGTGGACCGGTACGAGGCGTGGGTCAGCGCCGACGCCGAGGGCCCCTGGGCGTACGAGATCCACGCGTGGTCGAGCCCGCTGGGGACCTGGTTCCACGACGCCGGCATCAAGATCCGAGCCGGCGTCGACGTGGAGCTGATGTTCGCCGAGGGCCGGCTGCTGTTCGAGCGCGTCCTGGCCGGCGGTGGTCTCACCGCGGCCGAGCAGACCACGGTCGAGGCCGCGATCGCCGCGGCCGCCGACGACCAGCGGCCCGTCGAGGCACGCCTCGCCCAGCTCGAGTCGCCCGAGGTCGTCAGCACCCTCGAGGCCCACCCGCTGCGCGACCTGCTCACCGTGGAGGGCCCGTTCCCGGTGTACGTCGACCGGCCCCGTGCGCTGTTCGGCAGCTGGTACGAGTTCTTCCCCCGCTCCGAGGGCGCGACCTACGACCCGGCGACCGGCGAGGTCACCAGCGGCACCTTCCGCACCGCGGCCGAACGCCTGCCCGCGGTGGCCGCGATGGGCTTCGACGTGATCTACCTGCCGCCGATCCACCCGATCGGCGAGGTCAACCGCAAGGGCCCCAACAACACGGTGCTGCCCGACGGCGAGCCGACTCCCCCGGACTGGAAGGGCTCCCCCTGGGCGATCGGGAGCAAGGACGGCGGACACGACGCCGTCCACCCCGACCTCGGCACGATCCGCGACTTCGACGCCTTCGTCGCCGCCGCGAAGGCCCTCGACCTCGAGGTCGCGCTCGACCTCGCGCTGCAGTGCGCACCCGACCACCCGTGGGTCGCCACGCACCCGGAGTGGTTCACGACCCGAGCCGACGGGTCGATCGCGTACGCCGAGAACCCGCCGAAGAAGTACCAGGACATCTACCCGGTCAACTTCGACAACGACCCCGCCGGCATCTCCGCCGAGGTGCTGCGCGTCGTGCGCCACTGGATGGCCCACGGCGTGCGGATCTTCCGGGTCGACAACCCGCACACCAAGCCGGTGGCGTTCTGGCAGTGGCTGCTGGCCGAGGTCCGTCGTACCGACCCCGACGTGCTCTTCCTCGCCGAGGCGTTCACGAAGCCGCCGATGCTGCAGACCCTCGGCGCCATCGGGTTCCACCAGTCCTACACGTACTTCACCTGGCGCACCGAGAAGGTCGACGTCGAGGACTACCTGCGCGAGGTGTCGCAGGAGTCGGCGCACCGGGTCCGGCCGAACTTCTTCGTCAACACCCCCGACATCCTCCACGAGTTCCTGCAGTACGGCGGCCCGGCCGCCTTCCGGATCCGCGCGGTGCTGGCCGCGATGTCCTCGCCGTCGTGGGGGATGTACGCCGGCTACGAGCTCGGCGAGCACGTGGCGGTCAAGCCGGGCAGCGAGGAGTACCTCGACTCGGAGAAGTACCAGATCCGGGTCCGGGACTGGACGACCGCGACGGGTGCCACCAACGGCAACGGTCTGACGGCGTACGTCACGCGGCTCAACGCGATCCGACGTGCCCACCCGGCGCTGCAGCTGCTGCGCAACCTGCACCTGCACCAGGCCGAGGACGACCACGTCGTCTGCTGGTCGAAGCGGGCGGGCCGCGACACGGTGATCGTGGTGCTCAGCCTCGACCCGCACCAGGTCCGCGAGTCGATGGTCCACCTCGACCTGGCGGCGCTCGGCCTCGAGCCGGGCACCTCGTTCACGGTCCACGACGAGCTCACCGGCGGTGAGTGGACCTGGGGCGAGCACGACTACGTCCGGCTCGACCCCGCGCAGCCGGCGCACATCCTGACCGTGAAGGAGCACCTGTGA
- the glp gene encoding gephyrin-like molybdotransferase Glp, with product MTTAPLRPVPEHQRHVAALLAAGHGPDRPWPTETVPLEQARGRVLGEAVAAPEPLPAFDNSGMDGYAVRAADVAGATPDSPVRLSVGEDIPAGAPVGELAPGTARRIMTGAAVPAGADAVVEVEVTDGGTDTVEIREARAVGSFVRTAGSDVAQGQEVLAAGCTLGPAQVGVLAAFGVREVVVRRRPRVLVVSTGSELAEDPAPGSGQIRDANGALLAAAVEEAGGVAVRKLWVEDDVATFLALLDGELAAGDVDLVITSGGVSAGAYEVVKDGLGPRGVEFVKVAMQPGMPQGSGLLHRTTPVVCLPGNPVSALTSWEVFVRPALRLAFGHPRPQRTVVRATLTEPLEPLRGKRQLRRARLDRATGTVAPWGPPGSGFLGWFAGADALIDLPADGAPLAAGDPVDVWDLATP from the coding sequence ATGACTACCGCACCTCTCCGCCCGGTCCCCGAGCACCAGCGTCACGTCGCCGCCCTCCTCGCCGCCGGCCACGGCCCGGACCGGCCGTGGCCGACCGAGACGGTCCCGCTCGAGCAGGCACGGGGTCGCGTCCTGGGCGAGGCCGTGGCGGCGCCGGAGCCGCTGCCGGCGTTCGACAACTCCGGGATGGACGGGTACGCCGTGCGCGCGGCCGACGTCGCGGGAGCCACCCCGGACTCCCCCGTCAGGCTCAGCGTCGGCGAGGACATCCCCGCCGGTGCGCCGGTGGGCGAGCTGGCGCCCGGGACGGCCCGGCGGATCATGACCGGCGCCGCCGTCCCAGCGGGCGCCGACGCGGTCGTCGAGGTCGAGGTGACCGACGGCGGCACCGACACCGTCGAGATCCGCGAGGCCCGCGCGGTCGGCAGCTTCGTGCGCACGGCCGGCTCCGACGTGGCGCAGGGCCAGGAGGTCCTGGCGGCGGGCTGCACGCTCGGGCCGGCGCAGGTCGGGGTGCTGGCGGCGTTCGGCGTCCGCGAGGTCGTCGTACGACGGCGCCCGCGCGTCCTCGTCGTGTCGACGGGCAGCGAGCTGGCCGAGGACCCCGCGCCGGGATCCGGCCAGATCCGCGACGCCAACGGTGCGCTGCTCGCGGCCGCGGTCGAGGAGGCGGGCGGGGTGGCGGTGCGCAAGCTGTGGGTCGAGGACGACGTTGCGACGTTCCTGGCGCTGCTCGACGGCGAGCTCGCTGCGGGCGACGTCGACCTCGTGATCACCTCGGGGGGCGTGAGCGCCGGGGCGTACGAGGTGGTCAAGGACGGGCTGGGGCCGCGCGGGGTCGAGTTCGTGAAGGTCGCGATGCAGCCCGGGATGCCCCAGGGCTCCGGCCTGCTCCACCGGACGACACCCGTCGTGTGCCTGCCCGGCAACCCGGTCAGCGCCCTCACCTCGTGGGAGGTCTTCGTCCGGCCCGCGCTGCGGCTGGCCTTCGGGCACCCGCGCCCCCAGCGCACGGTCGTCCGCGCCACCCTCACCGAGCCGCTCGAGCCGCTGCGGGGCAAGCGCCAGCTGCGGCGTGCCCGGCTCGACCGGGCCACCGGCACGGTCGCCCCGTGGGGCCCGCCCGGCTCTGGCTTCCTCGGCTGGTTCGCCGGTGCCGACGCGCTGATCGACCTGCCCGCCGACGGCGCTCCGCTCGCGGCCGGCGACCCGGTCGACGTCTGGGACCTGGCCACGCCCTAG
- the glgP gene encoding alpha-glucan family phosphorylase yields MRAIRRFTVRPVLPDALASLGELAANLRWSWHPPTQALFETIDAGLWQESGHDPLRMLGEVSAERWAELVADDDYVRRVAHARADLASYLSEDRWYQRARAAEPDRTWPTSIAYFSPEYGITAVLPQYSGGLGILAGDHLKAASDLGVPIVGVGLLYRHGYFKQALSRDGWQQESYPVLDPDELPLSLLHEHDGSRTTIAIRMPDGPDLLARVFVASVGRVPLLLLDTDVEENPEAYRLVTDRLYGGNTEHRLRQELLLGVGGVRALRAYSRITGAPAPEVFHTNEGHAGFLGVERIRELTAESDVDFATALEAGRASTVFTTHTPVPAGIDRFPRTLVEQYLGEHGATPGVPVDQVLALGAEDYDGGDPGVFNMAVMGFRLAQRANGVSQLHGHVSRGMFNGLWPAFDEAEVPITSITNGVHAPTWVAPEVVALAEAQGADYHGDDTGAFWAAFDKVPGPDVWRTKRALRERLVDDARRRLRKSWEKRGASPAELGWIDDALDPDVLTIGFARRVPSYKRLTLMLRDPDRLKALLLHPERPVQLVVAGKAHPADDGGKRLIQELVRFADAEDVRHRIVFLPNYDIALAQPLYPGCDVWLNNPLRPYEACGTSGMKAALNGGLNLSILDGWWDEWYEPEFGWPIPSADGLEDYSDQRDDLEAAALYDLIENEVAPRFYDHDHEGVPAGWVEMLRHTWANLGPKVLATRMVRDYVEKLYAPAAHNARALAAVENGARDLAQWKAHVRGAWPGVRVEHVEAEGIGDVAEVGAVLHVRSYVALGELSPQDVEVQLVHGRVDAEDDIVAASVVPLRLVESYDGGRHRFDGEVALGRSGPFGYTVRVLPANPLLVAPAELGVVALA; encoded by the coding sequence ATGCGTGCGATCCGGAGGTTCACGGTCCGCCCCGTCCTGCCCGACGCGCTCGCCTCGCTGGGTGAGCTCGCGGCCAACCTGCGCTGGTCCTGGCACCCGCCGACCCAGGCGTTGTTCGAGACGATCGACGCCGGGCTCTGGCAGGAGTCGGGCCACGACCCGCTGCGGATGCTCGGCGAGGTCAGTGCGGAGCGGTGGGCCGAGCTGGTGGCCGACGACGACTACGTCCGACGGGTGGCGCACGCCCGCGCCGACCTGGCGTCGTACCTCTCCGAGGACCGCTGGTACCAGCGCGCCCGCGCAGCCGAGCCCGACCGCACCTGGCCGACCTCGATCGCCTACTTCTCGCCGGAGTACGGCATCACCGCGGTGCTGCCGCAGTACTCCGGTGGCCTGGGCATCCTCGCCGGCGACCACCTCAAGGCCGCCAGCGACCTCGGCGTGCCGATCGTCGGCGTCGGCCTGCTCTACCGCCACGGCTACTTCAAGCAGGCGCTCTCGCGCGACGGCTGGCAGCAGGAGAGCTACCCGGTCCTCGACCCCGACGAGCTGCCCCTGTCGCTGCTCCACGAGCACGACGGCAGCCGTACGACGATCGCGATCCGGATGCCCGACGGCCCGGACCTGCTCGCCCGGGTCTTCGTGGCCAGCGTCGGCCGGGTGCCGCTGCTGCTGCTCGACACCGACGTCGAGGAGAACCCCGAGGCCTACCGGCTCGTCACCGACCGGCTCTACGGCGGCAACACCGAGCACCGCCTGCGCCAGGAGCTGCTCCTGGGCGTCGGCGGCGTGCGCGCCCTGCGCGCGTACTCCCGGATCACCGGCGCCCCGGCGCCCGAGGTCTTCCACACCAACGAGGGCCATGCCGGCTTCCTCGGGGTGGAGCGGATCCGCGAGCTGACCGCGGAGAGCGACGTCGACTTCGCCACGGCGCTGGAGGCCGGCCGGGCGTCGACGGTGTTCACCACGCACACCCCGGTGCCGGCGGGCATCGACCGCTTCCCGCGCACGCTGGTCGAGCAGTACCTCGGCGAGCACGGTGCGACCCCCGGCGTACCCGTCGACCAGGTCCTCGCGCTCGGCGCCGAGGACTACGACGGCGGCGACCCCGGGGTGTTCAACATGGCGGTGATGGGCTTCCGGCTCGCGCAGCGCGCCAACGGCGTCTCGCAGCTGCACGGCCACGTCAGCCGCGGCATGTTCAACGGGCTGTGGCCCGCGTTCGACGAGGCCGAGGTGCCGATCACCTCGATCACCAACGGCGTGCACGCGCCGACCTGGGTCGCGCCCGAGGTCGTCGCACTCGCCGAGGCGCAGGGCGCCGACTACCACGGCGACGACACGGGCGCGTTCTGGGCGGCCTTCGACAAGGTGCCCGGTCCCGACGTGTGGCGCACCAAGCGTGCGCTGCGTGAGCGGCTCGTCGACGACGCCCGCCGCCGGCTGCGCAAGTCGTGGGAGAAGCGTGGTGCCTCGCCGGCCGAGCTCGGGTGGATCGACGACGCGCTCGACCCCGACGTGCTGACGATCGGCTTCGCGCGCCGGGTGCCGTCGTACAAGCGACTCACGCTGATGCTGCGCGACCCCGACCGCCTCAAGGCCCTGCTGCTGCACCCCGAGCGCCCGGTCCAGCTGGTGGTCGCCGGCAAGGCGCACCCCGCCGACGACGGCGGCAAGCGGCTGATCCAGGAGCTGGTCCGCTTCGCCGACGCCGAGGACGTCCGGCACCGGATCGTGTTCCTCCCCAACTACGACATCGCGCTCGCGCAGCCGCTCTACCCCGGTTGCGACGTGTGGCTCAACAACCCGCTGCGCCCCTACGAGGCCTGCGGCACCTCGGGCATGAAGGCCGCGCTCAACGGAGGCCTCAACCTGTCGATCCTCGACGGGTGGTGGGACGAGTGGTACGAGCCGGAGTTCGGCTGGCCGATCCCGTCCGCCGACGGGCTCGAGGACTACTCCGACCAGCGCGACGACCTCGAGGCTGCCGCCCTCTACGACCTGATCGAGAACGAGGTCGCGCCGCGGTTCTACGACCACGACCACGAGGGCGTGCCCGCGGGCTGGGTCGAGATGCTGCGCCACACCTGGGCCAACCTCGGCCCCAAGGTGCTCGCCACCCGGATGGTCCGCGACTACGTCGAGAAGCTCTACGCGCCTGCCGCCCACAACGCCCGTGCGCTCGCCGCCGTCGAGAACGGCGCCCGCGACCTGGCGCAGTGGAAGGCGCACGTCCGCGGCGCCTGGCCCGGCGTCCGGGTCGAGCACGTCGAGGCCGAGGGCATCGGCGACGTCGCCGAGGTCGGCGCCGTCCTCCACGTCCGCTCCTACGTCGCGCTGGGCGAGCTCTCCCCGCAGGACGTCGAGGTGCAGCTGGTCCACGGCCGCGTCGACGCCGAGGACGACATCGTCGCCGCGTCCGTCGTACCCCTCAGGCTCGTCGAGTCCTACGACGGCGGCCGCCACCGCTTCGACGGGGAGGTCGCCCTCGGCCGCTCCGGCCCGTTCGGCTACACCGTCCGGGTGCTCCCGGCCAACCCCCTGCTCGTCGCACCCGCCGAGCTCGGTGTGGTCGCCCTGGCCTGA
- a CDS encoding enoyl-CoA hydratase/isomerase family protein, with the protein MTAEFVRLEVADGVGTIRLDRAKAMNAISIQVQDELALAAAEATDRSDVRAVVVWGGEKVFAAGNDVKEMADMSYTDMVDRVQKLQDAVNAVARIPKPVVAAVNGYALGGGCELALAADVRFAADNAVLGQPEVLLGIIPGAGGTQRLPRLVGPSKAKDLLYTGRFVKAEEALAIGLVDRVVPAAEVYAEAVAWASRFATAAPYALRAIKETVDRGLEVDIETGLQVERHSFAAIFATGDSRTGMQSFIENGPGKATFEGR; encoded by the coding sequence ATGACTGCGGAGTTCGTGCGCCTGGAGGTTGCCGACGGTGTCGGGACCATCCGGCTCGACCGGGCCAAGGCGATGAACGCGATCAGCATCCAGGTCCAAGACGAGCTGGCTCTCGCTGCCGCCGAGGCGACCGACCGCAGCGACGTGCGGGCCGTCGTCGTGTGGGGTGGCGAGAAGGTGTTCGCCGCCGGCAACGACGTCAAGGAGATGGCCGACATGTCCTACACGGACATGGTCGACCGCGTGCAGAAGCTGCAGGACGCCGTCAACGCGGTGGCCCGGATCCCCAAGCCCGTCGTGGCGGCGGTCAACGGCTACGCCCTCGGCGGCGGCTGCGAGCTCGCGCTCGCTGCCGACGTGCGCTTCGCCGCCGACAACGCCGTGCTCGGCCAGCCCGAGGTCCTCCTCGGCATCATCCCGGGCGCCGGCGGAACCCAGCGGCTGCCCCGCCTGGTCGGGCCCAGCAAGGCCAAGGACCTGCTCTACACCGGCCGGTTCGTGAAGGCCGAGGAGGCGCTCGCGATCGGCCTGGTCGACCGCGTCGTCCCCGCCGCCGAGGTGTACGCCGAGGCTGTCGCCTGGGCGTCGCGGTTCGCCACCGCGGCGCCGTACGCGCTCCGGGCGATCAAGGAGACGGTCGACCGTGGCCTCGAGGTCGACATCGAGACGGGCCTGCAGGTCGAGCGGCACAGCTTCGCCGCGATCTTCGCGACCGGCGACAGCCGCACCGGCATGCAGTCCTTCATCGAGAACGGCCCGGGCAAGGCCACCTTCGAGGGACGGTGA